The following are from one region of the Ictalurus furcatus strain D&B chromosome 11, Billie_1.0, whole genome shotgun sequence genome:
- the LOC128615220 gene encoding ras association domain-containing protein 1 isoform X2, with product MSGVSCVDQTPSFEKTWGSSASSGYCSEEDSDSELEQYFTARTSFFHKPQKQKDEVTESKKQELSHSEIQQKIKEYNAQINSNLFMSLNKDGSYNGFIKVHLKLVRPVSVPPPRKGTTSQEPANGKRGGAVKRRTSFYLPKDTAKHLHISSRTRAQEVIQALLKKFTVIDNPAKFALFERTERHDQVYLRKLPDDECPLFLRLCAGPNEKVLSLVLKENETGEVNWDAFSLPELQNFLRILKREEEEHVKQIMQRYAVAHDRIQQALVSTKPG from the exons ATGAGTGGAGTTAGTTGTGTCGACCAGACTCCGTCTTTTGAGAAGACCTGGGGCAGCTCGGCGAGCAGCGGATACTGCAGTGAGGAAGACTCGGACTCGGAGCTCGAGCAGTATTTCACCGCGCGCACTTCCTTCTTTCACAAACCCCAAAAACAGAAG GATGAGGTGACGGAGAGCAAGAAACAAGAGCTGTCACATTCAGAGATTCAGCAGAAGATAAAGGAGTACAATGCTCAGATAAACAGCAACCTCTTCATGTCTTTG AACAAAGATGGCTCCTACAATGGTTTCATCAAAGTTCATCTGAAGCTGGTACGGCCTGTGTCTGTTCCACCTCCACGAAAGGGTACTACATCTCAGGAGCCAGCCAATGGGAAGAGGGGGGGAGCAGTGAAAAGACGCACGTCCTTCTACCTCCCAAAGGACACGGCCAAACATCTGCACATCAGCTCTCGAACTCGTGCACAAGAAGTGATTCAGGCCCTGCTGAAGAAATTCACAGTTATCGACAATCCTGCAAAGTTTGCACTGTTTGAGCGCACTGAGCGCCATGACCAAG TGTACCTAAGGAAGCTGCCTGATGATGAGTGTCCACTGTTCCTGCGTTTGTGTGCTGGTCCGAACGAGAAGGTCCTGAGTCTGGTACTAAAGGAGaatgagactggagaagtcaat TGGGATGCATTTTCTCTGCCGGAGCTGCAGAATTTTCTGCGCATTctgaagagagaggaagaggaacatGTAAAGCAGATCATGCAACGCTATGCAGTCGCTCATGATCGCATCCAGCAAGCTCTGGTCAGCACCAAACCTGGCTGA